One stretch of Schizosaccharomyces pombe strain 972h- genome assembly, chromosome: III DNA includes these proteins:
- the mdh1 gene encoding malate dehydrogenase, translated as MFAKVAFKNFTPLKSIAPRSFSTTSSRAFKVAVLGAGGGIGQPLSMLLKLNDKVSELALFDIRGAPGVAADIGHINTTSNVVGYAPDDKGLEKALNGADVVIIPAGVPRKPGMTRDDLFATNASIVRDLAFAAGETCPEAKYLVVTNPVNSTVPIFKKALERVGVHQPKHLFGVTTLDSVRASRFTSQVTNGKAELLHIPVVGGHSGATIVPLLSQGGVELTGEKRDALIHRIQFGGDEVVKAKAGAGSATLSMAYAGARMASSVLRALAGESGVEECTFVESPLYKDQGIDFFASRVTLGKDGVDTIHPVGKINDYEESLLKVALGELKKSITKGEQFVA; from the coding sequence ATGTTTGCCAAAGTagctttcaaaaactttactCCCCTTAAGAGTATCGCTCCCCGTTCTTTTTCTACGACCTCCAGTCGCGCATTCAAAGTAGCCGTTTTGGGTGCTGGAGGAGGTATTGGCCAGCCTTTGTCAATGCTTTTAAAACTGAACGATAAGGTTAGTGAATTGGCCTTGTTCGATATTAGGGGAGCTCCTGGCGTTGCTGCCGATATTGGACATATCAATACCACTTCCAATGTTGTTGGCTATGCTCCTGATGACAAGGGACTTGAAAAAGCCTTGAACGGTGCTGATGTGGTCATTATTCCTGCTGGTGTTCCCCGTAAGCCCGGAATGACTCGTGATGATCTCTTTGCTACTAACGCATCGATTGTGCGGGACCTTGCTTTTGCAGCAGGTGAAACTTGTCCCGAAGCCAAATATCTCGTTGTCACTAACCCCGTAAACTCTACTGTGCCCATCTTTAAAAAGGCTTTAGAACGTGTTGGCGTTCATCAACCCAAACATTTGTTTGGTGTCACCACACTTGACTCTGTTCGTGCCAGCCGTTTCACCTCTCAAGTCACTAATGGCAAGGCAGAACTTCTTCATATTCCTGTTGTTGGCGGTCATTCCGGTGCGACCATCGTACCTTTGTTGTCCCAAGGCGGTGTTGAATTGACTGGTGAAAAGCGTGACGCACTTATTCACCGTATCCAATTTGGTGGTGATGAGGTTGTAAAGGCGAAGGCTGGTGCTGGAAGTGCGACCTTGTCTATGGCCTATGCCGGTGCTCGTATGGCCTCCTCCGTACTCCGTGCTTTGGCTGGTGAGTCTGGCGTTGAGGAATGCACCTTTGTGGAGTCCCCTCTGTACAAGGATCAAGGAATTGATTTCTTTGCCTCTCGTGTAACTTTGGGTAAGGATGGGGTTGACACCATTCACCCTGTTGGTAAAATCAATGATTATGAGGAGAGCCTTCTTAAGGTAGCTTTGGGTGAGCTGAAAAAGAGCATTACGAAGGGTGAGCAATTTGTAGCATAA
- a CDS encoding U3 snoRNP-associated Cic1/Utp30 family protein has translation MAITSEKKKNLKSLDKIDIKLLEKTIRALLQHIRSSDKPIEKEKVYIQVNTFQPVEKESLRRPSKVFLPHRIMHVTDACLIVKDSQQTYQDLVEQQGLDEVITKVLSIPRLKLKYKTIREKCELRDSHNLFLVDDRVLKYIPLLMGKVFEQKKIKPFPISVLQKKETLRNQVARCLHSTYLKLSAGTSHTILCGLATQTNEQLLENITTVLKCLLTNFIPKGWSAIDNVAIKTADSASLPIWTSDTNLAAHKRHIVHIQDARPLKKSELRAQKRGSSGEGKGNK, from the exons ATGGCGATTACaagtgaaaaaaagaaaaatttaaagtcATTGGATAAAATTGACATAAAATTA CTAGAGAAAACAATTAGAGCCCTGCTGCAGCACATTCGATCCTCTGATAAACctattgaaaaagaaaaggtttATATTCAGGTTAATACATTCCAACCCGTTGAGAAAGAGTCGCTTAGAAGACCATCAAAAGT ATTCCTTCCGCACAGGATAATGCATGTAACAGATGCTTGTTTGATTGTGAAAGATTCACAGCAGACATATCAAGATCTGGTGGAGCAACAAGGGCTTGACGAAGTCATTACAAAAGTACTTAGCATCCCGAGATTGAAATTAAAGTATAAAACAATCCGAGAAAAATGTGAGCTACGAGACTCTCACAACCTTTTTTTGGTTGATGATCGTGTATTAAAATACATCCCCCTATTGATGGGGAAAGTTTTtgaacagaaaaaaattaagccATTTCCTATTTCTGTtttacaaaagaaagagacTTTGCGTAATCAAGTTGCTCGTTGTCTTCATTCTACTTATCTTAAGTTATCTGCCGGCACTAGTCATACCATTCTCTGTGGTTTGGCCACTCAAACCAATGAACAATTGTTGGAGAATATTACGACTGTATTGAAGTGTCTGCTAACTAATTTCATTCCGAAAGGGTGGTCTGCAATTGATAATGTTGCGATTAAAACAGCTGACAGTGCCTCTCTGCCAATTTGGACTAGTGACACCAATCTTGCTGCTCATAAAAGACACATTGTGCACATTCAAGATGCAAGACCTCTTAAGAAAAGTGAACTGCGTGCTCAAAAACGGGGTTCTTCTGGAGAAGGCAAAGGGAATAAGTGA